GGCCATTGCTGAGGTTATACCGCACCTTCCTCTCACCACCAGTCTCGGTCCGCGTGCTGTAAAGAAGACCACCGACGCCGCCGCCCATGTCCGGACCACGCACGTAACTGACCGTGTTGACCGTAGGGGTCGTGATCTGCGTCTGGAGGGTGCTGCCCTCATACTCCGCCACACTCAGGCCGCCGCTGAACAGGATGGCGGTGTGCTTAGCTGCCTGGCCACTCTCTTCACTGACGGTGCCCACCCGACGGATGCGGTAGTCATAGGTGTAGCCGTAGCTCTTGGCATCGCTACGCGTCACCCCGGCGAGACGATTCTCAGTGGTCCAGGTGTAGGTGGTGCTGAGGCTGGTGGAGCTGGTCACACCCCTCAGGTGGGTTTGGGCCATCGGCGTGAGCGCATGCTCACCGCCACCGCTCACATTCATGACACTGGATACGCTGCTGGTGTTTTGCAGCAGGGTTACCAACTCGCTCGCCTGAGTCGTGCTCTGATGCACGCGGCCTCCGCTCAAGGCTGTGCGTGGCAATGCCTCCAATGCATGAGTCCCGCCGCCGGTGACGGTCATAAGATTGCGAGCAGGGCTGTTGGTTTCTGTTAACCAGTCCACCACTTCGTCAGCTTTGGTTTTCACCAGGAAGTTTTCACCCCCACCGCTGAGCTGGAGTTCTCGTGTTTGGAGCTTATTGGAGCCTCCACCGGATACGGTGATCAGCGGATGATCGGCCAGCATCGCTATCACTTCACTTGCTGTTGTTTCTATAGCTCTTTCAACGCCACCGGTTAAAGCGGTGCGTGTCAGAGGTTCTAAGATGGTTTGGCCTCCCCCGGTTACTGTGATGAGGTCTTTCGTCGGGCTATCTTCGTCGGTCAGCAATGCAACGATATCGTCGGCATGACTTTCAATGCTGAATCCGTCACCACCGGTCGCTAGCTGTACGGTGCCTCGTTCGATCACCGCTGATCCACCGCCACTCACCTCCAACAATTCCATGACACTGGCGTTGGCATTTAAGAGGGTCACGATTTCATCGGCTTGTGTCAAGACAGTGGGAGTGACTCCACCAGCAGTAACGCCTGATTCTATCCATGGTTCACTTCCATCAGCCTCTACAACCCAAAGAAGTTCATTCGTCTCAGGATTGGAAACCAAAGCCCCTGCGATGTCCCATCCTGTAGCATTGACAGCAAAATCGACCCCGCCACCGCTCAAGGTTGTGGATGCACCGGTCGCCCATTCGAAGGCCGATTCTCCGACCTCGACATTGACCCGATGATACCAGTAGCCTTGGATCGCTGCCGCCACATCTTGCCAGGAGGAGATCACTTCTCCGAACTCATTGCTTCCCAAACGCACACGTAAACCTTGGGAATCTTCCCATACTTCGAGTCCCTGACCTGGGCTTTCAGCACCTTGCACCGCGAGCTTGATCCCATTTCCCGCTTCAGTGTTATCCACCGCCGTAATGCGCAACGGGCCTAACCAGCCTTCAGCTGGACGAATGGAGGTCGTGCCTAAATGGACCACGACTTCTCCATTAACCAGTTCTGCGGTTGTAGGTTGATTTTCTTCCTCCCCCATTACATGGCGAACCGTCAGGCCATTGCCTTCTGCCCCCATAGCTCTGGCCTCGTAGCGAAGCCCATTTAGAGTCAGCACTGCTGGGCTACCGCTTTCCTCCACCTCCAAGTTTACAAAGATGTCGCGGTCATAAACATACGCTTCGGCAGGTGCTGGAGGATCTGTGTAGGGATACCAAACGTCATAGTGAATTTTGACTTCGTCACCTTGGCGTCCAGGGAGTTTCGCTTGGAAATGAATGCCTTGAGACTCCGCCTCAGCAGGTGCTCCATCGGTAGTTGCTAGATAAACCAGAACATTATCCCCATCGACCTCGACCTCCTCGGCATCCTGAGCAGGCTCGCTTATCAGTCGGACAGCAACCTCACGTCCCTCCTCATGAGCAGCCTTGGTGGTGTAGGTGATGCCCTGGTTGGAGAGTGTGTCTGGCGTGCCTGCGTCTGTCCTCAACTTGAGTGTGAGGTCGCTCCCCGAAGTCGTCAGACTGTCTTGGTCATTGAGCGCAGCTTTTTCGATATGTACCCGAATGTCATTGCCGATGGGACCCACCGATCTAGCACTATAAGTGATGGATTGATCCACGGCGGAGGCAGCGTCTCCGCTGTCAGTCTCCAGGGTGACGGCGACTTCATTACCCAGCACGGTGACTCCAGGTGTTTGATCCGGAGCATCTGCGATCAAGGTCACCCCCACTTCATGCCCCGGGATATGAGCCTCAGGGGTCGCGTAGGTGATGCCCTGATGACTCAGAGAGTCCGGCAGCCCCATGTCGGTGGCCAAAGTCACGCTGGCATGTCCACCGCTCATCTGCACACCGAGTTCCTGCCCCGGCTCATCCGCATGCAAGCTGACGCTGAGATCCTCTCCATTTTCTCCTGAGGTAGTCGCTTGGTAAGTAACACCTTGCTGAGTCAGTGATGCTTGATTTTGACTCACCGTGTAAGTCGTGGATTCTCCTTGAATTCGGTTGCCGTTCGCATCGTAATCGATAACCACAGCCTTTCGAGGCTTGCCCCCCACTTGCGCCCGCTTCATCCAAGAGGTCAGCTGATTTCCGTCATTGTATTCATAGGTCCAATGACCTGGGTCCGTGCCACCTGTGACAGTCTTTGTGAGGCGATTGTTCGCCGCATCGTAGCTGTAGCTGGTCTGAGTCGTGAAGCTTGAGCCGCTCTCGGAGACGGATTCGGAGGTCAAGCGATTCGCCAAGTCATAGGCCATCGCCGTGGCCCGAGTCCCAGTCGAGCGTAGCGAGGTTCCCGGCCAGGTTTCGTGTTGCTCAGTGACATTTCCGACCTCGTTATACGTCCAACCGAATTCGGCCAAAACACCACTGTCTGTCCGATTGCCAATCCCCTGGAATAAGGTGCGGTTGGTCAGACGGCCTAACGGATCATGCACATTTTCGGAGACTTGGCCATTGGCGGAAATCAATACCGTCGCTCGTCCTGCTAAATCATAAGCATAACGTGTGAGACGTGCATCCACAGGACCCGACGCTAACCCCGCTTGACTGGCGAATTCAAGAATCAACTCAGGACGATTGAGCGCATCAGGCACGGTTTGGATCGTGCGGCCATGTCCTAATTCTGCAAGAATGCGGTTTCCACACAAATCATAGCCATAGGTGTGCGTCACCCCCCGGGAGGTCTCTTCTTTGACTCTGTTAAGAGCATCATAAGTGTAAGACACATCAGCCTCAGGATGCCCCGCCTCAGTGACGGAAAGCAATCGGCCAGCATTGTCGTAGTTGAAGCTGCGTAGAAGATCACCTCCAACACTTACCGTCAGCAACCGAGACCTGTCGTCATAGGTATAATCGGTGATTTCGCCGTTAGCATCCGTTTGGCTGGTTTTATGGACCGCATTATAGATGTAAGTCCATGTATCGTCATCGCCCGTTTGAGCCAGATCCTTCTTGAAGGTCTGGGTGAGTAAACGATTCAGCGCATCATAAGTGAACGAGGTCTCTTGCCCCAATCCATCTCTCACCAGTGTGCGGTTGCCCACACTGTCATATTCAAATTCATTGGTGATGCCTTCTCCATCAACGGTCTCTACAAGCCTGTTGTGTAAATCGTAGCTGTTTGTCACAACTTGATCGACCAGTTGCCCGGAAGAATTTGTCACCTTCTGGCTCACAGCAAGGACGTTACCGCCTGCATCGTACGCGGTGAGAACCGCATGCCCTAAGGCATCGACCGTTTTCCAGACACGACCCGCGGCATCATAATACATGCGCTGCTCGTGGCCTAAAGCATCCCGTTTCAGGGTAACCTGTCCACAATCGTCATATTCGGTTTCAACGATAGGATTGGCCAAGCCGCCCGTGATGGCATTCCACACGGGGGGATAGGTGACCCTATAGGGTCGGTTCCGCGCATCATACTGTGAGATCACCGAGCGCCCGAGCGCATCTTTGACTTTAACGGCATTTCCAGCGAGGTCATACGAAGTCTCCGTGACACCCGAAACACCAGCAATTGCGGGCTGGATCTCACGAATCGGCCTTCCCGCTTCATCGTATTGAATCACCGTTTCCGCCCCCAATTCATTGACTGTTTTCCATGGCTTCCCTGAATGGGTGTAAGCCACTCGTGACTCTGAACCATCTGCATAGGTTGTTTTGACAACCTGCCCATGTAAGTCGTAATCGAATCTTGTGACTTGCCCAAGCGGGTCCGTCACAGTCAGCGGGTTGCTTGCAAAATCGTAGGTCGTTGAAGTTTCACCGCTGATTCCAGCGACGGACTTAGCGACGGTTCGGTAAAGGTCATCCAACTCAAGAGTGGCCGTCGTGCCACGTGGATCGGTTACGCTACTCGGCTTGAACCTACTCGAATCAAAAATACTTCCACCAAACCTCTCATCATCGTAACCGTAAATCGTCTCTAGGCCGCCATCATCGACACTCAACAAACGACCGAGATTGTCATAAGTATTGGTCGTGATCTTACCACGAGGATCCGTTGAGGTTTGGACTTGCCCCCGAGGCGTATAGGTCATCGAAGACACCAGATCTCCATTATAAACAGGCTCATCTTCGGGATCTTCGGGTAACGTCACCAATGTGTATCTGGTATCCGCCTCATTATTGCCATTCATATCAACCGTCGTCGAAATGCGACGATTAAATTCATCGTAATCATGGAATGTCGCGACACCGTTTTCATTCACCTCCTTAACCAGATTGCCATGATCATCATAGGATAGGCTTTTGGTTGACCCATCAGGATGGGTGACATCAGTCAAGCGACCTCGGGCATCATATGCGAAGTTGGTAATCAGACCGCGACCGTCTTTAACCGAACGTTTCCTCCCTTGGCCATCGTAAGCTGTTTCAACCGATGACAAAATCGCTGAATTGATTCCGATTGTTTTCGTTTGTCGAACTCGACCGTTGGCGTCAGGGACATGGATGACCGTGGTTTCTGGAGCGCCATCCAAAGATGACCCATCCGTCACCGTCTTGGTAACAAATCCAGGAAAGGTTGTATCTTCATAGAAGTATGAAGTCGTGCGTATTCCCTGAAATGGACCGCTGATGGTCTCCGAGGTGCGTCTCCCGAGTCCATCAATCGTATATTCAGTAAGGACGCCCATTTCATCTCGAATGGATTTTAAGATCTGATAGGGGCCATAAGTATAACTTTTACCTGATCCTAGGGGGCCAGATTCAGCTACCGGATCATCATAGTAATAGCTTAGGCTTTCAAGGCCCCCCTGAGTCAGATCAAACTTAACTAATCTTTTAATCGCTGTTTCACATTTGCTATCATACCAGAACAAGGTCTGTTTTCCACTCATGTCCGTCACCGAATCAAGCGCCATCGCCGCATACCGGTTGAACGTAAAAGTTTCAGTTTTTGGGGTTTGCGGAATGTCTGTCGGCAAGTTTGGATTCACCTTTGTTGTCAAACGCATCTGCATAAAGCCCAAGTAGATCACCTGCCCGGGATCAGCTGTCCGTGTCGGATCTCCCGCAGGTCGATAGATCTCAGGTTGCTCAAATGAATATTCATAGACGCCCGCAGGGCCACTGACTTCTGTCCGCACTAGAACATAGGGGGAGGAGAGTTGGTTTTGCTCGACCTTAATCAGACGGGCACCCGTAAAGATCACCTCTTGATTATCAGGCAAGGTGATTTGGCTGATGAACATGGGGAGCCCGTATTGAGTCCGCCAAACTCCATTTGATTTGAATTGCGATGTATGATTAGGAACGTAGTCAAATGAGTAGCGATTGCCGTGTGAAGTCGCTGTCCAGGTTTCATCCTCAATTTCTGTGAGCTGGATATGGCTGTATTTGGTTTGAGAACCTGGATTCTGATCGATCTCAGTCCTTGTGTCATAGTAATAGCGCGCGCTACCTAAGGGCAGTTGATTGTAAATACTCCCGCCACCAGAAGGAACCACGTAACCTCCACTCCCTGCTGCCCCAGAAGCCACATGGGAAACCCCGATCAAAACGGGAGTTGCTCCGAAAAGGCTGTTTAGTGAAACATCCCCGTGGGATACACTGGCATAATGATAACATGTCGTCGCTCCATCAGGTGCACGAACTTCAGTCACTAGGTTGCCCACCTGACGAATTGTGATCTTGAGATCAGGCCTTTTGGTGTCGTAAATCTTACTGGGCGTGAGGGCATGGGCATGAGGATATTCATAAATCAAGGTGTTGTCCCATCTATCTGTAACCGAGATCAAACGAGCATATTCATTGATTGTGCCCGTCTCACTTCCATGAATACGGTCATCAGACACCGTTTGTTTGAAATCTAGCTTTTG
The nucleotide sequence above comes from Prosthecobacter debontii. Encoded proteins:
- a CDS encoding RHS repeat-associated core domain-containing protein; this translates as MWDTDADGDGYYDGQDSHIYDPSLWADWDNDGLNEEDEVTWGTDSANSDTDGDGLLDGEEISYGTDPLYVDTDSDGLTDYEELAIYTGSIQGHQLSPTNPHSISPIYQDYVMVDSTDTDGDGIPNRVENFYAPVMNPMNATDASGDLDADGVSNLQEYLNGTLFDGNLTTYDFDQDGMTDIQENYWRSVYPGSLNKYWFDDAVHDFDGDGVLNFEEVLLGLDIGYSESRGMPDLEWANSINGTSWSAQPLQEGDRDGDGMPDLWEHYYRLNLRNAADAAADEDADGLNNLAEYRFGSSPLLTNTHGAELDAEHAYDQAIPPDTVQGQGTMYNPTGAVADLNTGTGFRNFNLVDEFSSEAPETNYEYTYLYNVKTWYSEHNDESTSGDYHMYMDDNENLVTSGYFSSPEDEDPGPDVVIDCGCLGFGGCSCEAGGTYWLDGVEYDSVSVCYCGEPVEPPEWSKSKVTIVVLCDPPLPDGAAPLSKTFVVEQEGVDGWYQVGSSFNVIIDSFNAGSVTTDYAPRGKKRRVRLVQEEGVQDSSHSLSISDMSGPRYRKIGLTGQPIPDGKPQEQDESGQQPEETYVDAYTRQLRHSVTDIYASVESSLLPLSVRRDVSPEAYSNTSGLRPDERPDLPFGSGWRSNLCSYIHISNRNKASVIDENGTGQSYVRYFGTWQRDYKEDADAKTRFDLLSEVPNGQFILNKKFGTTCVYQKLDFKQTVSDDRIHGSETGTINEYARLISVTDRWDNTLIYEYPHAHALTPSKIYDTKRPDLKITIRQVGNLVTEVRAPDGATTCYHYASVSHGDVSLNSLFGATPVLIGVSHVASGAAGSGGYVVPSGGGSIYNQLPLGSARYYYDTRTEIDQNPGSQTKYSHIQLTEIEDETWTATSHGNRYSFDYVPNHTSQFKSNGVWRTQYGLPMFISQITLPDNQEVIFTGARLIKVEQNQLSSPYVLVRTEVSGPAGVYEYSFEQPEIYRPAGDPTRTADPGQVIYLGFMQMRLTTKVNPNLPTDIPQTPKTETFTFNRYAAMALDSVTDMSGKQTLFWYDSKCETAIKRLVKFDLTQGGLESLSYYYDDPVAESGPLGSGKSYTYGPYQILKSIRDEMGVLTEYTIDGLGRRTSETISGPFQGIRTTSYFYEDTTFPGFVTKTVTDGSSLDGAPETTVIHVPDANGRVRQTKTIGINSAILSSVETAYDGQGRKRSVKDGRGLITNFAYDARGRLTDVTHPDGSTKSLSYDDHGNLVKEVNENGVATFHDYDEFNRRISTTVDMNGNNEADTRYTLVTLPEDPEDEPVYNGDLVSSMTYTPRGQVQTSTDPRGKITTNTYDNLGRLLSVDDGGLETIYGYDDERFGGSIFDSSRFKPSSVTDPRGTTATLELDDLYRTVAKSVAGISGETSTTYDFASNPLTVTDPLGQVTRFDYDLHGQVVKTTYADGSESRVAYTHSGKPWKTVNELGAETVIQYDEAGRPIREIQPAIAGVSGVTETSYDLAGNAVKVKDALGRSVISQYDARNRPYRVTYPPVWNAITGGLANPIVETEYDDCGQVTLKRDALGHEQRMYYDAAGRVWKTVDALGHAVLTAYDAGGNVLAVSQKVTNSSGQLVDQVVTNSYDLHNRLVETVDGEGITNEFEYDSVGNRTLVRDGLGQETSFTYDALNRLLTQTFKKDLAQTGDDDTWTYIYNAVHKTSQTDANGEITDYTYDDRSRLLTVSVGGDLLRSFNYDNAGRLLSVTEAGHPEADVSYTYDALNRVKEETSRGVTHTYGYDLCGNRILAELGHGRTIQTVPDALNRPELILEFASQAGLASGPVDARLTRYAYDLAGRATVLISANGQVSENVHDPLGRLTNRTLFQGIGNRTDSGVLAEFGWTYNEVGNVTEQHETWPGTSLRSTGTRATAMAYDLANRLTSESVSESGSSFTTQTSYSYDAANNRLTKTVTGGTDPGHWTYEYNDGNQLTSWMKRAQVGGKPRKAVVIDYDANGNRIQGESTTYTVSQNQASLTQQGVTYQATTSGENGEDLSVSLHADEPGQELGVQMSGGHASVTLATDMGLPDSLSHQGITYATPEAHIPGHEVGVTLIADAPDQTPGVTVLGNEVAVTLETDSGDAASAVDQSITYSARSVGPIGNDIRVHIEKAALNDQDSLTTSGSDLTLKLRTDAGTPDTLSNQGITYTTKAAHEEGREVAVRLISEPAQDAEEVEVDGDNVLVYLATTDGAPAEAESQGIHFQAKLPGRQGDEVKIHYDVWYPYTDPPAPAEAYVYDRDIFVNLEVEESGSPAVLTLNGLRYEARAMGAEGNGLTVRHVMGEEENQPTTAELVNGEVVVHLGTTSIRPAEGWLGPLRITAVDNTEAGNGIKLAVQGAESPGQGLEVWEDSQGLRVRLGSNEFGEVISSWQDVAAAIQGYWYHRVNVEVGESAFEWATGASTTLSGGGVDFAVNATGWDIAGALVSNPETNELLWVVEADGSEPWIESGVTAGGVTPTVLTQADEIVTLLNANASVMELLEVSGGGSAVIERGTVQLATGGDGFSIESHADDIVALLTDEDSPTKDLITVTGGGQTILEPLTRTALTGGVERAIETTASEVIAMLADHPLITVSGGGSNKLQTRELQLSGGGENFLVKTKADEVVDWLTETNSPARNLMTVTGGGTHALEALPRTALSGGRVHQSTTQASELVTLLQNTSSVSSVMNVSGGGEHALTPMAQTHLRGVTSSTSLSTTYTWTTENRLAGVTRSDAKSYGYTYDYRIRRVGTVSEESGQAAKHTAILFSGGLSVAEYEGSTLQTQITTPTVNTVSYVRGPDMGGGVGGLLYSTRTETGGERKVRYNLSNGRGDIVAQSDESATLTWTASYEAYGKRPTETGENLDKQRANSKDEDPTGLLNEGFRYRDIETGVWLSRDPAGFVDGPNLYAYVMQNPWTAWDPLGLEVPKNRKEARQKIKDINDTTTELKKVSKVAVDKFGSKEGDQALTASARLNQALGYMLAELSVYQDYADKDGNLINPASRVQAPILGFDADTTAARRFAGMGDAVSVGLRDMNFDYAETAMAVGGARSLVSLIEAGGAKLLSKLTANGVLGPRKKQLFSNLYPEDVPVSLTRKELYFDGNKWRFNSVTGKPLTPNGSYTYVVQDGKIYISRRTLAQGGHVDVSRGSPFEYGGQIKFGNGNSAGPIDNWNNASGHFKPPASASWQAVDAGLPRALFQAQ